The proteins below are encoded in one region of Kineococcus mangrovi:
- a CDS encoding histidine phosphatase family protein, which translates to MSARRVVLWRHGRTASNAQNRFQGQLDVPLDDVGRAQAADAAAHLAATAQDVAAVVSSDLSRAVDTARAFTALTGHELVQDSALREVDAGAWQGLLGEEIAARWPDEHAAWRRGEDVRMGGGESRTELGLRVADAVERHAAGVEGTLLVASHGAALKAAVVRLVGLPVTAGGSLTGLRNCHWAVLGRRGDGWVLEEYDAGPAGAGVGAEG; encoded by the coding sequence GTGAGCGCCCGCCGCGTCGTCCTCTGGCGGCACGGCCGCACCGCCTCCAACGCCCAGAACCGCTTCCAGGGCCAGCTCGACGTCCCGCTCGACGACGTCGGGCGCGCCCAGGCCGCCGACGCCGCGGCGCACCTGGCGGCGACGGCGCAGGACGTCGCCGCCGTCGTGTCCTCCGACCTGTCCCGGGCCGTCGACACCGCGCGCGCCTTCACCGCGCTCACCGGTCACGAGCTCGTCCAGGACTCCGCGCTGCGCGAGGTCGACGCCGGCGCGTGGCAGGGCCTGCTGGGGGAGGAGATCGCCGCGCGCTGGCCGGACGAGCACGCCGCCTGGCGCCGCGGTGAGGACGTCCGGATGGGGGGTGGGGAGTCCCGCACCGAGCTCGGCCTGCGGGTCGCCGACGCCGTCGAGCGCCACGCCGCGGGCGTCGAGGGCACCCTCCTCGTCGCCTCCCACGGGGCCGCGCTCAAGGCCGCCGTCGTGCGCCTGGTCGGCCTGCCCGTGACGGCGGGCGGCTCGCTCACGGGGTTGCGCAACTGCCACTGGGCGGTCCTCGGCCGGCGCGGTGACGGGTGGGTGCTGGAGGAGTACGACGCGGGGCCGGCGGGGGCCGGGGTCGGCGCCGAGGGCTGA
- a CDS encoding LLM class flavin-dependent oxidoreductase, with the protein MKRIGFLSFGHYQPVPGSAARTAREALVQTVELAVAAEELGFDGAYVRVHHFARQQAAPFPVLAAMAARTNRIELGTGVIDMRYENPLYMAEEAAQTDLISDGRLQLGVSRGSPEPALHGPATFGYVPAEGETEADMARRHTDVFRRAIAGAGVAESNPRMTGRSVRLPVLPQSPGLSERIWWGSGTRATARWAAEQGMNLMSSTLLTEDTGVPFDELQAEQIALYRQVWRETGWAREPRVSVSRSVMPIVDDLDEAYFGRDRGSTDQVGSLGEPGLARFGKTYAGDPDQVAEDLAKDAAVREADTLLVTIPNALGVDYNAHLMRSIVEHVAPALGWQPAR; encoded by the coding sequence GTGAAGCGCATCGGTTTCCTGTCCTTCGGGCACTACCAACCGGTCCCCGGCTCGGCCGCGCGGACCGCGCGCGAGGCCCTCGTCCAGACCGTCGAACTGGCGGTGGCCGCCGAGGAGCTCGGCTTCGACGGCGCCTACGTGCGGGTGCACCACTTCGCCCGCCAGCAGGCCGCCCCGTTCCCCGTCCTCGCCGCCATGGCCGCCCGCACCAACCGCATCGAGCTGGGCACCGGCGTCATCGACATGCGGTACGAGAACCCCCTCTACATGGCCGAGGAGGCCGCGCAGACGGACCTGATCTCCGACGGCCGCCTGCAGCTCGGCGTGAGCCGGGGCTCACCCGAGCCCGCCCTGCACGGCCCTGCGACCTTCGGGTACGTCCCCGCCGAGGGCGAGACCGAGGCGGACATGGCCCGCCGGCACACCGACGTCTTCCGGCGCGCGATCGCCGGGGCCGGGGTCGCCGAGTCGAACCCGCGGATGACGGGGCGCAGCGTGCGGCTGCCGGTCCTGCCCCAGTCCCCCGGGCTGTCCGAGCGGATCTGGTGGGGGTCGGGAACCCGGGCCACCGCGCGCTGGGCGGCCGAGCAGGGCATGAACCTCATGAGCTCGACCCTGCTGACCGAGGACACCGGGGTCCCGTTCGACGAGCTGCAGGCCGAGCAGATCGCGCTCTACCGGCAGGTGTGGCGCGAGACGGGCTGGGCGCGCGAACCGCGGGTCTCGGTCAGCCGCAGCGTGATGCCGATCGTCGACGACCTCGACGAGGCGTACTTCGGCCGCGACCGCGGCTCGACCGACCAGGTCGGCTCGCTCGGGGAACCCGGGCTGGCGCGCTTCGGCAAGACCTACGCCGGCGACCCCGACCAGGTGGCCGAGGACCTGGCCAAGGACGCGGCCGTGCGCGAGGCCGACACGCTCCTGGTGACGATCCCGAACGCCCTGGGCGTGGACTACAACGCCCACCTCATGCGCTCGATCGTCGAGCACGTGGCCCCGGCCCTGGGCTGGCAGCCCGCACGCTGA
- a CDS encoding shikimate 5-dehydrogenase: MNSPETSRDLPDRITKDTRLCLSLSGRPSNLGTRFHNFLYAELDLDFVYKAFTTDDLPAAVAGIRALGIRGAGVSMPFKEAVIPLVDELEASAAAIDSVNTVVNTPREGRSHLVAHNTDYLAVAGLLAQHGITPQGTPGTAAVLGSGGMAKACLAALRDAGFPDLLVVARNEATGAPLAARYGARWLPALEGAGPDLLVNATPVGMAGGPAAGDLPAPREAVVAAKAVVEVVAVPEETPLVRLARELGTPLVTGTEVAAWQAAEQFALYTGVRPSADQVRRAGEFSRRTV; the protein is encoded by the coding sequence GTGAACTCGCCGGAGACCTCCCGAGACCTGCCCGACCGCATCACGAAGGACACCCGGCTGTGCCTGTCGCTGTCGGGACGGCCCAGCAACCTCGGCACCCGCTTCCACAACTTCCTCTACGCCGAGCTGGACCTCGACTTCGTCTACAAGGCGTTCACCACCGACGACCTGCCCGCCGCGGTCGCGGGCATCCGCGCCCTCGGGATCCGCGGCGCAGGCGTCTCGATGCCGTTCAAGGAGGCCGTGATCCCGCTCGTCGACGAGCTCGAGGCGTCCGCCGCGGCCATCGACTCCGTCAACACCGTCGTCAACACGCCCCGCGAGGGCCGCTCGCACCTCGTCGCGCACAACACCGACTACCTCGCCGTCGCCGGGCTGCTGGCCCAGCACGGCATCACCCCGCAGGGCACCCCCGGCACCGCCGCGGTCCTCGGCAGCGGCGGGATGGCCAAGGCCTGCCTCGCGGCGCTGCGCGACGCCGGGTTCCCCGACCTGCTCGTCGTCGCCCGCAACGAGGCCACCGGCGCCCCGCTCGCCGCGCGGTACGGCGCCCGCTGGCTGCCCGCGCTCGAGGGCGCCGGACCCGACCTGCTGGTCAACGCCACGCCCGTCGGGATGGCCGGTGGGCCCGCGGCGGGCGACCTGCCCGCCCCCCGTGAGGCCGTCGTCGCGGCGAAGGCCGTCGTCGAGGTCGTCGCCGTCCCCGAGGAGACGCCGCTGGTGCGGCTCGCGCGCGAGCTCGGCACCCCCCTCGTCACCGGGACCGAGGTCGCCGCCTGGCAGGCCGCCGAGCAGTTCGCGCTCTACACCGGCGTCCGCCCGAGCGCCGACCAGGTCCGCCGAGCGGGTGAGTTCTCGCGGCGCACCGTGTGA
- a CDS encoding GGDEF domain-containing protein — translation MTTAPGPRDDGAGDPAAPRPASADPSAAPAAVAARRGTGGLDSRGRTAALVLVPVAGAVAVAVAAVLASTPVVLVVALLALGAVTAALAVALAVTVRAHREAERSVGSLLAALEAARDETVQDAVTGLLNRRGLVLVGHQVMESARRSGGAVHACVVEVTPGVQLGGSRSVEEVRAQRETEWAAAAAALRGATRTSDVVAREGEGRFVVLGPGAGLHAQELERRIRVGLAQGRLAGGGERAPRLAVEAGAAVLAPWDEGGVSDLLVRAEQALAQRRALRRSVPQHGWGRRRGDRSARPERPGA, via the coding sequence GTGACCACTGCGCCCGGACCCCGCGACGACGGCGCCGGCGACCCCGCCGCCCCCCGGCCCGCGTCCGCCGACCCGTCCGCGGCCCCCGCTGCTGTCGCCGCCCGCCGCGGCACGGGGGGCCTCGACAGTCGCGGCCGCACCGCGGCGCTCGTCCTCGTCCCGGTGGCCGGGGCCGTGGCCGTGGCCGTCGCGGCGGTCCTCGCCTCGACACCCGTCGTGCTCGTCGTGGCCCTCCTCGCGCTGGGGGCCGTCACCGCGGCGCTCGCCGTCGCCCTCGCGGTGACCGTCCGCGCCCACCGCGAGGCCGAGCGCTCGGTCGGCTCGCTGCTGGCGGCCCTGGAGGCCGCCCGGGACGAGACGGTGCAGGACGCCGTCACGGGGCTGCTGAACCGTCGCGGCCTGGTCCTCGTCGGGCACCAGGTGATGGAGTCCGCGCGCCGCTCCGGGGGCGCGGTGCACGCGTGCGTCGTGGAGGTCACCCCGGGGGTCCAGCTCGGCGGCAGCCGGTCGGTCGAGGAGGTCCGTGCCCAGCGCGAGACCGAGTGGGCCGCGGCCGCGGCCGCCCTGCGCGGGGCGACCCGCACGTCCGACGTCGTCGCGCGCGAGGGTGAGGGCCGCTTCGTCGTGCTCGGTCCCGGCGCCGGGTTGCACGCGCAGGAGCTCGAGCGCCGCATCCGCGTGGGGCTGGCCCAGGGCCGGCTCGCCGGTGGTGGCGAGCGCGCGCCGCGGCTGGCCGTCGAGGCGGGGGCCGCCGTGCTGGCCCCGTGGGACGAGGGCGGTGTCAGCGACCTCCTCGTGCGGGCCGAGCAGGCCCTGGCCCAGCGCCGCGCCCTGCGCCGCAGCGTGCCGCAGCACGGGTGGGGCCGTCGCCGCGGCGACCGCAGCGCCCGCCCGGAACGCCCCGGGGCCTGA
- the leuS gene encoding leucine--tRNA ligase, producing the protein MTDVSVEQTEEHDEQRYDAFALQEKWLPVWDDLKPFRSGQAGDERPKKYVLDMFPYPSGDLHMGHAEAYALGDVIARYWVQRGFDVMHPIGWDAFGLPAENAAIKRGLDPRRWTYDNIAQQRASMRRYACSFDWDRVLHTSDPEYYKWNQWLFLKLYEKGLAYRKDSLVNWDPVDQTVLANEQVLPDGTSERSGAKVVKKKLTQWYFRITEYADRLLDDLDRLEGQWPAKVISMQRNWIGRSIGAEVEFAIEGRAEPVTVYTTRPDTLHGATFMVVAADSDLAEELAAGATPEVREAFEAYRTQVQETSEIDRLSSEREKTGVDLGRVAVNPVNGERLPIWAADYVLADYGTGAVMAVPAHDQRDLDFARAFALPVRVVVDVRDAEGNPLPDPAESGEATAGDGVLVNSGPLDGLDKGAGIARAIELLQAEGRGRPAKNYRLRDWLISRQRYWGTPIPVVHTEHGEVPVPEDQLPVLLPPSEGLNLTPKGTSPLGAAQDWVNVPSPVDGSPARRDPDTMDTFVDSSWYYLRFVSPDDDTKPFDTDLIAQWGPIDQYVGGVTHAILHLLYARFITKVLHDLGYLPFDEPFTRLLNQGMVQMDGSAMSKSKGNLVRLSDQLEEHGVDAVRLTMAFAGPPEDDIDWADVSPSGSAKFLGRAWRLARDVTSPVGADAASGDVGLRRVTHRTLHDVAGHVEAFRFNVAVARVMELVNATRKAIDSGPGADDPAVREATEAVAVVLSLFAPYVAEDMWSLLGHEPAVARAGWPAVEESLLVEDTVTCVVQVKGKVRDRLEVAPDITSEALQELAMASEKVQAALAGAGIRTVVVRAPKLVNIVPA; encoded by the coding sequence ATGACTGACGTGTCGGTTGAGCAGACCGAGGAGCACGACGAGCAGCGCTACGACGCCTTCGCGCTGCAGGAGAAGTGGTTGCCGGTCTGGGACGACCTCAAACCCTTCCGCAGCGGGCAGGCGGGCGACGAGCGCCCGAAGAAGTACGTGCTCGACATGTTCCCGTACCCCTCCGGCGACCTGCACATGGGGCACGCCGAGGCGTACGCGCTGGGCGACGTCATCGCGCGGTACTGGGTGCAGCGCGGGTTCGACGTCATGCACCCCATCGGCTGGGACGCGTTTGGCCTGCCCGCGGAGAACGCGGCCATCAAGCGCGGCCTGGACCCGCGGCGGTGGACGTACGACAACATCGCCCAGCAGCGCGCCTCGATGCGCCGCTACGCCTGCTCCTTCGACTGGGACCGCGTGCTGCACACGTCGGACCCGGAGTACTACAAGTGGAACCAGTGGCTGTTCCTCAAGCTGTACGAGAAGGGCCTGGCCTACCGCAAGGACTCCCTCGTCAACTGGGACCCGGTCGACCAGACCGTGCTGGCCAACGAGCAGGTCCTGCCCGACGGCACGTCGGAGCGCTCCGGCGCCAAGGTGGTCAAGAAGAAGCTGACCCAGTGGTACTTCCGGATCACCGAGTACGCCGACCGGCTGCTGGACGACCTGGACCGCCTCGAGGGTCAGTGGCCCGCCAAGGTCATCTCGATGCAGCGCAACTGGATCGGGCGTTCGATCGGCGCCGAGGTCGAGTTCGCGATCGAGGGCCGCGCCGAACCCGTCACGGTCTACACGACCCGGCCCGACACCCTGCACGGCGCGACGTTCATGGTCGTCGCGGCCGACTCCGACCTGGCCGAGGAACTGGCCGCCGGCGCCACCCCCGAGGTCCGCGAGGCGTTCGAGGCGTACCGCACGCAGGTGCAGGAGACCTCCGAGATCGACCGCCTCTCCTCCGAGCGCGAGAAGACCGGCGTCGACCTGGGCCGCGTCGCGGTGAACCCCGTCAACGGCGAACGCCTGCCGATCTGGGCCGCCGACTACGTGCTGGCCGACTACGGCACCGGCGCCGTCATGGCCGTGCCCGCCCACGACCAGCGCGACCTCGACTTCGCCCGTGCGTTCGCCCTGCCCGTGCGGGTCGTCGTCGACGTCCGCGACGCCGAGGGGAACCCGCTGCCCGACCCGGCGGAGTCCGGCGAGGCCACGGCCGGCGACGGCGTGCTGGTGAACTCCGGCCCGCTGGACGGCCTGGACAAGGGGGCCGGCATCGCGAGGGCGATCGAGCTGCTGCAGGCCGAGGGCAGGGGCCGGCCGGCGAAGAACTACCGGCTGCGCGACTGGCTCATCTCCCGCCAGCGGTACTGGGGTACCCCGATCCCGGTCGTGCACACCGAGCACGGCGAGGTCCCCGTCCCCGAGGACCAGCTGCCCGTGCTGCTGCCGCCGTCGGAGGGGCTGAACCTCACGCCGAAGGGCACGAGCCCGCTGGGGGCGGCGCAGGACTGGGTCAACGTGCCCAGCCCGGTCGACGGGTCCCCGGCGCGCCGCGACCCGGACACGATGGACACGTTCGTCGACTCGTCCTGGTACTACCTGCGGTTCGTGTCCCCGGACGACGACACGAAACCCTTCGACACCGACCTCATCGCCCAGTGGGGTCCGATCGACCAGTACGTCGGCGGGGTGACCCACGCGATCCTGCACCTGCTGTACGCGCGGTTCATCACCAAGGTCCTGCACGACCTGGGGTACCTGCCGTTCGACGAGCCGTTCACCCGCCTGCTGAACCAGGGCATGGTGCAGATGGACGGCTCGGCCATGAGCAAGTCCAAGGGCAACCTGGTCCGGTTGTCCGACCAGCTCGAGGAGCACGGCGTCGACGCCGTCCGGCTGACGATGGCGTTCGCGGGCCCGCCCGAGGACGACATCGACTGGGCCGACGTCTCCCCGTCGGGCTCGGCGAAGTTCCTGGGCCGCGCGTGGCGGCTGGCGCGCGACGTCACCTCGCCGGTCGGGGCCGACGCGGCGAGCGGTGACGTCGGCCTGCGACGGGTGACCCACCGGACGCTGCACGACGTCGCCGGGCACGTGGAGGCGTTCCGCTTCAACGTGGCCGTGGCGCGCGTCATGGAACTGGTCAACGCGACCCGCAAGGCCATCGACTCCGGTCCGGGCGCGGACGACCCCGCCGTGCGCGAGGCCACCGAGGCCGTGGCGGTCGTGCTGTCCCTGTTCGCGCCGTACGTGGCCGAGGACATGTGGTCGCTGCTCGGCCACGAACCCGCCGTCGCGCGGGCCGGGTGGCCGGCGGTGGAGGAGTCGCTGCTGGTCGAGGACACCGTGACGTGCGTCGTCCAGGTCAAGGGCAAGGTCCGCGACCGCCTCGAGGTCGCTCCCGACATCACGAGTGAGGCGTTGCAGGAGCTGGCGATGGCCTCGGAGAAGGTGCAGGCGGCCCTGGCCGGTGCGGGGATCCGGACGGTCGTCGTCCGGGCCCCGAAGCTGGTCAACATCGTCCCGGCCTGA
- a CDS encoding GNAT family N-acetyltransferase → MAAAPAALPPSTPRLLLRRWTAGDREPFAAMNADPEVVRYVPAIPDRASSDRLADYADGCFDRLGFGLSALERRDTGEFVGFTGLHRMRWYPEDVEIGWRLARSAWGRGFATEAARAWVEHARGLDLPRLISVVDPGNAASLAVTGRLGMTEGWRAEREGRPHVVMVLDL, encoded by the coding sequence ATGGCCGCAGCACCTGCGGCCCTGCCGCCGTCCACCCCGCGGCTGCTGCTGCGGCGGTGGACGGCGGGCGACCGCGAACCGTTCGCGGCGATGAACGCCGACCCCGAGGTCGTGCGGTACGTCCCGGCGATCCCGGACCGCGCGAGCTCGGACCGGCTCGCCGACTACGCCGACGGGTGCTTCGACCGGCTCGGGTTCGGCCTGTCCGCGCTCGAGCGCCGGGACACCGGGGAGTTCGTCGGGTTCACCGGGCTGCACCGGATGCGCTGGTACCCCGAGGACGTCGAGATCGGCTGGCGCCTGGCCCGGTCGGCCTGGGGGCGGGGGTTCGCGACCGAGGCCGCCCGCGCGTGGGTCGAGCACGCCCGGGGGCTGGACCTGCCCCGGCTCATCTCGGTCGTGGACCCGGGCAACGCCGCCAGCCTGGCCGTCACCGGCAGGCTGGGGATGACCGAGGGGTGGCGCGCCGAGCGCGAGGGACGGCCGCACGTCGTCATGGTCCTGGACCTGTGA
- a CDS encoding glycoside hydrolase family 3 C-terminal domain-containing protein: MTDTDVTRSPARLLAELTLEEKAALLDGSDFWHTEPVERLGVPALMVTDGPHGLRKQAEGDDHLGLTNSVPATCFPPAAGLASSWDVDLLHRVGQALGRETRAEGVAVLLGPGVNMKRSPLCGRNFEYFSEDPVLAGDLAAALVQGVQSQGVGTSLKHFAANNQETQRMTVSADVDERTLREVYLTAFERVVRTAQPWTVMCSYNRINGVYASEDPWLLTDVLRGEWGFSGLVVSDWGAVNVREDGVRAGLDLEMPSSSGAGTQRILEAVSTGSLTTEDLDRAVLRVLELVEKARPALADPGTVDVDAHHALAREAARASAVLLKNEDRVLPLTATGGTIAVVGEFARTPRYQGAGSSQVNPTRLDDALTALRAQFDGSREVTFAAGYVPEADPDDAAGEGARALVAEAVEQAAAADVVVLFLGLPASYESEGYDREHTNLPPEQLDLLQAVVAANPRTVVVLANGSVVNLEPWQHSVPAVLEGWLGGQAGGGAVADLLSGVANPSGKLAETIPVHYRDNPTVGNFPGEHGHVRYGEGLLIGYRWYDAHSLPVAAAFGHGLSYTTFGYSDLRVEPGAAGGVDVHVTVTNTGEVAGAEVVQVYVADLDATVFRPDAELKGFARVHLEPGQAQEVSIALDERAFSFWHSATGRWVVEGGEFGVRVGASSRDVRLASTVTLAGDGVSVPLQVDSELDVWLAHPSAGPLVRERLEDTPWAGMVFDPQHGAMMRAIPLVRLTRFPGFPIAEHDLPGLIPG; encoded by the coding sequence ATGACCGACACCGACGTCACCCGCTCCCCGGCGCGACTGCTCGCCGAACTGACGCTGGAGGAGAAGGCCGCCCTCCTCGACGGCTCCGACTTCTGGCACACCGAGCCCGTCGAACGCCTCGGCGTCCCGGCGCTCATGGTCACCGACGGCCCGCACGGGCTGCGCAAGCAGGCCGAGGGGGACGACCACCTGGGGCTGACGAACTCCGTCCCGGCCACCTGCTTCCCGCCCGCGGCCGGGCTCGCCTCCTCCTGGGACGTCGACCTGCTGCACCGCGTCGGGCAGGCGCTGGGCCGCGAGACGCGCGCCGAGGGCGTGGCCGTCCTGCTCGGCCCCGGCGTCAACATGAAGCGGTCGCCGCTGTGCGGGCGGAACTTCGAGTACTTCTCCGAGGACCCGGTGCTGGCCGGCGACCTCGCCGCCGCCCTCGTGCAGGGCGTGCAGAGCCAGGGCGTCGGGACCTCGCTGAAGCACTTCGCGGCGAACAACCAGGAGACCCAGCGCATGACGGTCTCCGCCGACGTCGACGAGCGCACGCTGCGCGAGGTCTACCTCACCGCGTTCGAACGGGTCGTCCGCACCGCCCAGCCGTGGACGGTCATGTGCTCCTACAACCGCATCAACGGCGTCTACGCCTCCGAGGACCCGTGGCTGCTCACCGACGTCCTGCGCGGCGAATGGGGTTTCTCCGGCCTCGTCGTCTCCGACTGGGGGGCCGTCAACGTCCGCGAGGACGGGGTCCGCGCCGGTCTGGACCTGGAGATGCCGTCCTCCTCCGGCGCCGGCACCCAGCGCATCCTGGAGGCCGTCAGCACCGGCAGCCTCACCACCGAGGACCTCGACCGAGCCGTCCTGCGCGTCCTGGAACTCGTCGAAAAGGCCCGGCCGGCGCTCGCCGACCCCGGCACGGTCGACGTCGACGCCCACCACGCCCTGGCCCGCGAGGCCGCCCGGGCCAGCGCCGTCCTGCTGAAGAACGAGGACCGGGTCCTGCCGCTGACCGCGACCGGCGGGACGATCGCCGTCGTCGGCGAGTTCGCCCGCACCCCGCGCTACCAGGGCGCGGGCAGTTCCCAGGTGAACCCCACCCGCCTGGACGACGCCCTCACCGCGCTGCGCGCGCAGTTCGACGGCTCCCGGGAGGTGACGTTCGCGGCCGGCTACGTCCCCGAGGCCGACCCGGACGACGCGGCGGGCGAGGGCGCGCGGGCACTCGTGGCCGAGGCCGTCGAGCAGGCCGCGGCCGCCGACGTCGTCGTGCTGTTCCTCGGCCTGCCCGCCTCCTACGAGTCCGAGGGCTACGACCGCGAGCACACGAACCTGCCGCCGGAGCAGCTCGACCTGCTGCAGGCCGTCGTGGCGGCGAACCCGCGCACCGTCGTCGTGCTGGCCAACGGGTCCGTCGTCAACCTCGAACCGTGGCAGCACTCGGTGCCGGCCGTCCTCGAGGGCTGGCTCGGCGGGCAGGCCGGCGGCGGCGCCGTCGCGGACCTGCTGTCCGGCGTCGCGAACCCCTCGGGCAAGCTCGCCGAGACGATCCCCGTCCACTACCGGGACAACCCCACGGTCGGGAACTTCCCCGGTGAGCACGGCCACGTCCGCTACGGCGAGGGCCTGCTCATCGGGTACCGCTGGTACGACGCGCACTCCCTGCCCGTCGCCGCCGCGTTCGGGCACGGGTTGTCCTACACGACGTTCGGGTACTCCGACCTGCGGGTGGAACCCGGCGCGGCAGGCGGCGTCGACGTGCACGTGACCGTGACGAACACCGGGGAGGTCGCCGGCGCAGAGGTCGTCCAGGTGTACGTCGCCGACCTGGACGCGACGGTGTTCCGACCGGACGCCGAGCTCAAGGGCTTCGCCCGCGTCCACCTGGAGCCGGGTCAGGCGCAGGAGGTCTCGATCGCGCTGGACGAGCGGGCGTTCTCGTTCTGGCACAGCGCGACCGGCCGCTGGGTCGTCGAGGGCGGCGAGTTCGGCGTCCGCGTGGGGGCGTCCTCGCGGGACGTGCGGCTGGCCAGCACCGTGACCCTGGCCGGGGACGGGGTGAGCGTCCCGCTGCAGGTCGACTCCGAGCTCGACGTGTGGCTGGCGCACCCGAGCGCCGGTCCCCTCGTCCGCGAACGCCTCGAGGACACCCCGTGGGCGGGCATGGTGTTCGACCCGCAGCACGGCGCGATGATGCGGGCCATCCCGCTGGTGCGGCTCACCCGCTTCCCCGGGTTCCCGATCGCGGAGCACGACCTGCCGGGTCTCATCCCCGGCTGA
- a CDS encoding TetR/AcrR family transcriptional regulator, which produces MAARGEYAKGRARREQILAEAVGLFGESGYRAASLRDLAGRCGLTLAGLLHHVGSKEALLLAVLEQRDAEDAELVGPDVPPPGEQQLEALLDVVRRNTARRGVVELFCVLSAEATSPDHPAHAFFDERYRRVVATLSAAFTACGHPSPASAARRLVAVMDGVQVQWLLHPDDVDMVAEVRAQVQRELGTTARR; this is translated from the coding sequence GTGGCCGCGCGCGGGGAGTACGCCAAGGGCAGGGCGCGGCGCGAGCAGATCCTCGCCGAGGCCGTCGGGCTGTTCGGCGAGTCGGGCTACCGGGCCGCGTCGCTGCGCGACCTCGCCGGGCGCTGCGGGCTGACGCTCGCCGGGCTGCTGCACCACGTCGGCAGCAAGGAGGCGCTGCTGCTGGCCGTGCTGGAGCAGCGCGACGCCGAGGACGCCGAGCTCGTGGGACCGGACGTGCCGCCACCGGGGGAGCAGCAGCTCGAGGCGTTGCTGGACGTCGTGCGCCGCAACACCGCCCGCCGGGGGGTCGTCGAGCTGTTCTGCGTGCTGTCGGCCGAGGCGACCTCCCCCGACCACCCCGCGCACGCGTTCTTCGACGAGCGGTACCGGCGGGTCGTCGCCACCTTGAGCGCGGCGTTCACCGCCTGCGGGCACCCCTCGCCCGCGTCCGCGGCGCGCCGGCTCGTCGCCGTCATGGACGGGGTGCAGGTGCAGTGGCTCCTGCACCCCGACGACGTCGACATGGTCGCGGAGGTGCGGGCGCAGGTGCAGCGGGAACTGGGGACCACGGCCCGCCGGTGA
- a CDS encoding ComEA family DNA-binding protein — translation MPTPPPRRVAAARARELAVRQFRAAGGDPDDEFGDEFGDGFGDESGDPVGERTRPGLVGEWSRRLADRTPPGWRAVRLRVGSRAVAGAVLACLLAAAGLGFAAWRSWPDPGAQQGEAVPARTAPVASGSAPSTPTPSVPAGAAPTSGSVVVHVAGRVLHPGVVTVSAGSRVADALTAAGGPAADADLDALNLARVLQDGEQVLVPAPGQPAAAPAPVAGTAGAPAGRVDLNAATAADLDALPGVGEVLAGRIVAWREENGRFTSVEDLGEVQGIGPKVLDGLRDLVSV, via the coding sequence GTGCCCACACCCCCTCCTCGCCGCGTCGCGGCGGCCCGCGCCCGCGAACTGGCGGTGCGGCAGTTCCGGGCGGCCGGAGGGGACCCCGACGACGAGTTCGGCGACGAGTTCGGGGACGGGTTCGGCGACGAGTCCGGGGACCCGGTGGGTGAGCGGACCCGACCCGGCCTGGTCGGCGAGTGGTCGCGGCGCCTGGCCGACCGCACCCCGCCGGGCTGGCGCGCGGTGCGGCTGCGCGTCGGGTCGCGCGCGGTCGCGGGCGCGGTCCTGGCCTGCCTCCTCGCGGCGGCCGGTCTCGGGTTCGCCGCGTGGCGGTCCTGGCCGGATCCCGGCGCGCAGCAGGGGGAGGCGGTGCCCGCGCGGACGGCCCCGGTCGCCTCCGGCTCCGCGCCGAGCACACCCACCCCGTCGGTGCCGGCCGGTGCCGCGCCGACCTCCGGATCGGTCGTCGTGCACGTCGCCGGGCGGGTGCTGCACCCCGGCGTCGTCACGGTGTCCGCGGGCAGCCGCGTGGCCGACGCCCTCACGGCCGCGGGCGGTCCGGCCGCCGACGCCGACCTGGACGCGCTGAACCTCGCCCGGGTGCTGCAGGACGGCGAGCAGGTCCTCGTCCCGGCGCCCGGTCAGCCGGCGGCGGCCCCGGCACCGGTGGCGGGGACCGCCGGGGCGCCGGCCGGGCGGGTGGACCTGAACGCCGCCACGGCCGCCGACCTCGACGCGCTGCCGGGGGTGGGTGAGGTCCTCGCCGGCCGGATCGTGGCGTGGCGCGAGGAGAACGGCCGGTTCACCTCCGTCGAGGACCTCGGCGAGGTGCAGGGCATCGGCCCCAAGGTGCTCGACGGGCTGCGGGACCTGGTGAGCGTGTGA